The Ovis canadensis isolate MfBH-ARS-UI-01 breed Bighorn chromosome 18, ARS-UI_OviCan_v2, whole genome shotgun sequence genome has a segment encoding these proteins:
- the FOXA1 gene encoding hepatocyte nuclear factor 3-alpha translates to MLGTVKMEGHESSDWNSYYADTQEAYSSVPVSNMNSGLGTMNSMNTYMTMNTMSTSGNMTPASFNMSYANPGLGAGLSPGAVAGMPGGSAGAMNSMTAGVTAMGTTLSPGGMGAMGAQPAASMNGLGPYAAAMNPCMSPMAYAPSNLGRSRAGGGGGGDAKTFKRSYPHAKPPYSYISLITMAIQQAPSKMLTLSEIYQWIMDLFPYYRQNQQRWQNSIRHSLSFNDCFVKVARSPDKPGKGSYWTLHPDSGNMFENGCYLRRQKRFKCEKQPGPGGGSGSGGPKGGPESRKDPSSAANPSADSPLHRGVHGKAGQLEGAPAPGPAASPQTLDHGGAAATGGASELKTPATSAAPPISSGPGALVSVPPSHPAHGLAPHESQLHMKGDPHYSFNHPFSINNLMSSSEQQHKLDFKAYEQALQYSPYGSALPASLPLGSASVATRSPIEPSALEPAYYQGVYSRPVLNTS, encoded by the exons ATGTTAGGGACTGTGAAGATGGAAGGGCACGAGAGCAGCGACTGGAACAGCTACTATGCGGACACACAGGAG GCCTACTCCTCCGTCCCGGTCAGCAACATGAACTCGGGTCTGGGCACCATGAATTCCATGAACACCTACATGACCATGAACACCATGAGCACGAGCGGCAACATGACCCCGGCTTCGTTCAACATGTCCTACGCAAACCCGGGCCTGGGAGCCGGGCTGAGCCCCGGGGCGGTGGCTGGCATGCCCGGCGGCTCTGCTGGCGCCATGAATAGCATGACGGCGGGCGTGACGGCCATGGGGACGACACTGAGCCCAGGCGGCATGGGGGCTATGGGCGCGCAGCCGGCGGCCTCCATGAATGGCCTGGGGCCCTACGCAGCCGCCATGAACCCGTGCATGAGCCCCATGGCGTACGCGCCGTCCAACCTGGGCCGCAGCCGcgctggcggcggcggcggcggcgacgccAAGACTTTCAAGCGCAGCTACCCTCACGCCAAGCCGCCGTACTCGTACATCTCTCTCATCACCATGGCCATCCAGCAGGCGCCCAGCAAGATGCTCACGCTGAGCGAGATCTATCAGTGGATCATGGACCTCTTCCCCTATTACCGGCAGAACCAACAGCGCTGGCAGAACTCCATCCGCCACTCGCTCTCCTTCAACGACTGCTTTGTCAAAGTGGCCCGCTCCCCGGACAAGCCAGGCAAGGGTTCCTATTGGACGCTGCACCCGGACTCCGGCAACATGTTCGAGAACGGCTGTTACTTGCGCCGCCAGAAGCGCTTCAAGTGCGAGAAGCAGCCGGGCCCCGGGGGCGGGAGCGGCAGCGGCGGCCCCAAGGGTGGTCCAGAGAGCCGCAAGGACCCCTCGAGCGCTGCCAACCCCAGCGCCGACTCGCCCCTTCATCGCGGTGTGCACGGGAAGGCCGGCCAGCTAGAGGGCGCGCCGGCCCCCGGGCCCGCCGCCAGCCCCCAGACTCTGGACCACGGCGGGGCGGCGGCGACAGGGGGCGCCTCGGAGTTGAAGACTCCAGCCACCTCGGCTGCTCCTCCGATCAGCTCTGGGCCTGGGGCGCTGGTATCTGTGCCCCCCTCCCACCCGGCGCATGGCCTGGCACCCCACGAGTCCCAGCTGCACATGAAAGGGGACCCTCACTACTCCTTCAACCATCCTTTCTCCATCAACAACCTCATGTCCTCCTCGGAGCAGCAGCACAAGTTGGACTTCAAGGCCTACGAGCAGGCACTACAGTACTCGCCCTACGGCAGCGCATTGCCCGCCAGCTTGCCCCTCGGCAGCGCCTCGGTGGCCACGAGGAGCCCCATTGAGCCCTCAGCCCTGGAGCCAGCCTACTACCAAGGTGTGTATTCCAGACCCGTTCTAAACACTTCTTAG